The Ramlibacter algicola genome segment GAGGCGGGCAGCTGCAGGCCGTTGTGGATGACGAAGTCCACCGTCTTGGCCTCGGCCACGTGGCGGAACGTGCGTTCCACGTACAGCTGCAGGTCCGACAGGCGCAGCTCGCTGACGTCGACGGCCACCGTGCCGGACTCGATCTTGGACAGGTCCAGGATGTCGTTGATCAGCATCAACAGGTCGTTGCCGGACGAGTGGATCGTCTTGGCGAACTCGACCTGCTTGGTCGTGAGGTTGCCCTCGGGGTTCTTGGACAGCTGGTCGGACAGGATCAGCAGCGAGTTCAGCGGCGTGCGCAGTTCGTGCGACATGTTGGCCAGGAACTCGGACTTGTACTTGGACGTCAGCGCCAGCTGCTTGGCCTTTTCCTCCAGCGCCTGGCGGGCCTGTTCCACTTCCTCGTTCTTGCGCTCCACCTCCTGGTTCTGGTGGGCCAGCAGGCGGGCCTTCTCCTGCAGTTCCTCGTTGGTCTGCTGCAGTTCCTGCTGCCGGCTCTGCAACTCCTGCGCGAGCGACTGCGACTGCGTCAGCAGGTCCTCGGTCCGCATGTTGGCCTCGATCGTGTTGATCACGATGCCGATCGATTCCGTGAGCTGGTCCAGGAACTGCTGGTGGGTCGGGTTGAAGCGCTCCAGCGACGCCAGTTCGACGACGCCGCGGACCTGCCCTTCGAAGATGATGGGCAGCACCAGCACGTTCATCGGCGACATGCTGGTCAGCCCGGACGCGATGCGCACGCTCTCCGGGATGCTGGATGTCACCAGGACCTTCTTGCGGTCGAACGCGCACTGGCCCACCAGGCCTTCGCCGAGGTCGACCTCCTTGCCGTACGAGCCGTGGCCGTCCGACGCGTAGCTGGCCATCAGGCGCAGCTTGGGCTGGTCCTGGGTGTAGCGCAGCACGTAGAACTCGGCCTGCTGCGCGCCCACCACGGGCGCGAGCTCGGACAGGATCAGGTGGCCCACCGCGACGAGGTCGCGCTGGCCCTGCAGCATCCGCGAGAACTTCGCCAGGTTGGTCTTCAGCCAGTCCTGCTCGGTGTTCAGCTGCGTGGTGTCCTTCAGGTTCCGGATCATCTCGTTGATCGTGTCCTTCAGGGCGGCGACCTCGCCTTGCGCCTCCACCGTGATGGACCGCGTCAGGTCACCCTGCGTCACCGCGGTCGCCACCTCGGCGATGGCACGCACCTGGGTCGTCAAGTTGGCGGCCAGCTGGTTCACGTTCTCCGTCAGGCCCTTCCAGGTGCCCGACGCGCCCGGCACCTTGGCCTGGCCGCCCAGCTTGCCTTCCACGCCCACCTCGCGCGCCACGGTCGTCACCTGGTCGGCGAACGTGGCCAGCGTGTCGGTCATGGAGTTGATCGTCTCGGCCAGCGCGGCGATCTCGCCCTTGGCCTCCACGGTCAGCTTCTGGCGCAGGTCGCCGTTGGCCACCGCGGTCACCACCTTGGCGATGCCTCGCACCTGCGACGTCAGGTTGCCGGCCATGAAGTTCACGTTGTCCGTGAGGTCCTTCCACGTGCCGGCGACGCCCTTCACCTGCGCCTGGCCGCCGAGGCGGCCCTCGGTACCCACCTCGCGCGCCACGCGCGTCACTTCCGACGCGAACGAGGAGAGCTGGTCCACCATCGTGTTGATCGTGTTCTTCAGCTCCAGGATCTCGCCCTTCACGTCCACCGTGATCTTTTTGGAGAGGTCACCGGCGGCCACGGCCTTGGTCACGTCCGCGATGTTGCGGACCTGGCCCGTGAGGTTGGACGCCATGAAGTTCACGTTGTCCGTGAGGTCCTTCCACGTGCCGGACACGCCCTGCACGTCGGCCTGGCCGCCCAGCTTGCCTTCGGTGCCCACCTCGCGCGCCACGCGCGTCACTTCGGCGGCGAAGGACCGCAGCTGGTCCACCATTGTGTTGATCACGTCCTTGATCTGCAGGATCTCGCCGCGCACGTCCACGGTGATCTTCTGCGTCAGGTCGCCCATGGCGATGGCCGTGGCCACCTTGGACACGTCGCGCAACTGCACCGTCAGGTTGGACGCCATCGAGTTCACCGACTCGGTCAGGTCCTTCCACGTGCCGGCCACGCCCTGCACGTCGGCCTGGCCGCCCAGCTTGCCTTCGGTGCCCACCTCGCGGGCCACGCGCGTCACTTCCACGGCGAACGACGACAGCTGGTCCACCATGGTGTTGATCACGTTCTTGATCTGCAGGATCTCGCCCCGCACGTCCACCGTGATCTTCTGCGTCAGGTCGCCCATGGCGATGGCGGTTGCCACCTTCGACACGTCGCGCAGCTGCACCGTGAGGTTGGACGCCATCGAGTTCACCGACTCGGTCAGGTCCTTCCACGTGCCGGCCACGCCCTGCACGTCGGCCTGGCCGCCCAGCTTGCCTTCGGTGCCCACTTCCCGCGCCACCCGCGTCACTTCGGCGGCGAACGATCGCAGCTGGTCCACCATCGTGTTGATGGTGTTCTTCAGTTCCAGGATCTCGCCCTTCACGTCCACCGTGATCTTCTTGGACAGGTCGCCCGCCGCCACGGCTTTCGTGACGTCGGCGATGTTCCGCACCTGGGCCGTCAGGTTGCCGGCCATGAAGTTCACGTTGTCCGTGAGGTCCTTCCACGTGCCGGCCACGCCCTTCACGTCGGCCTGGCCGCCCAGCTTGCCTTCGGTACCCACTTCGCGCGCCACGCGCGTCACTTCCGAAGCGAACGAGGACAGCTGGTCCACCATCGTGTTGATGGTGTTCTTCAGTTCGAGAATCTCGCCCTTCACGTCCACGGTGATCTTCTTGGACAGGTCACCGGTCGCCACCGCCTTGGTCACGTCGGCGATGTTCCGCACCTGGGCCGTCAAGTTGCCGGCCATGGAGTTCACGGAGTCGGTCAGGTCCTTCCACGTGCCGGCTACGCCCTGCACGTCCGCTTGACCACCGAGCTTGCCTTCGGTCCCGACCTCCCGCGCCACCCGAGTCACTTCGGAGGCGAACGATCGCAGCTGGTCCACCATCGTGTTGATGGTGTTCTTCAGCTCCAGGATCTCGCCCTTCACGTCCACCGTGATCTTCTTGGACAGGTCACCGGCGGCCACGGCCGTCGTCACCTCCGCGATGTTGCGCACCTGCGCCGTGAGGTTCGACGCCATGAAGTTCACGGAGTCGGTCAGGTCCTTCCACGTGCCGGCCACGCCCTGCACGTCGGCCTGGCCACCCAGCTTGCCTTCGGTCCCGACCTCCCGCGCCACCCGCGTCACTTCCGAAGCGAACGAGGACAGCTGGTCCACCATCGTGTTGATGGTGTTCTTCAGTTCCAGGATCTCGCCCTTCACGTCCACCGTGATCTTCTTGGACAGGTCACCGGCCGCCACGGCCTTCGTCACGTCGGCGATGTTCCGCACCTGGGCCGTCAGGTTGCCGGCCATGAAGTTCACGTTATCGGTCAGGTCCTTCCACGTGCCGGCCACGCCCTGCACGTCGGCCTGGCCGCCCAGCTTGCCTTCGGTGCCCACTTCGCGCGCCACGCGCGTCACTTCGGAGGCGAACGATCGCAGCTGGTCCACCATGGTGTTGATGGTGTTCTTCAGCTCCAGGATTTCGCCCTTCACGTCCACCGTGATCTTCTTGGACAGGTCGCCCGCGGCCACGGCGGTCGTCACCTCGGCGATGTTCCGCACCTGGGCCGTCAGGTTGCCGGCCATGGAGTTCACGGAGTCGGTCAGGTCCTTCCACGTGCCGGCGACGCCCTTCACGTCGGCCTGGCCGCCCAGCTTGCCTTCCGTGCCCACCTCGCGCGCCACGCGCGTCACTTCCGAAGCGAACGAACGGAGCTGGTCCACCATGGTGTTGATGGTGTTCTTCAGCTCCAGGATCTCGCCCTTCACGTCCACCGTGATCTTCTTGGACAGGTCACCAGCCGCCACGGCCTTCGTCACGTCGGCGATGTTCCGCACCTGGGCCGTGAGGTTGCCGGCCATCGAGTTCACCGACTCGGTCAGGTCCTTCCACGTGCCGGCCACGCCCTGCACGTCGGCCTGGCCACCCAGCTTGCCTTCGGTGCCCACCTCGCGCGCCACGCGCGTCACTTCCGAAGCGAACGAGGACAGCTGGTCCACCATCGTGTTGATGGTGTTCTTCAGTTCCAGGATCTCGCCCTTCACGTCCACCGTGATCTTCTTGGACAGGTCACCGGCCGCCACGGCGGTCGTCACCTCGGCGATGTTCCGCACCTGCGACGTCAGGTTCGACGCCATGAAGTTCACGGAATCGGTCAGGTCCTTCCACGTGCCGGCCACGCCCTGCACGTCGGCCTGGCCGCCCAGCTTGCCTTCCGTGCCCACCTCGCGCGCCACGCGCGTCACCTCGGCGGCGAAGGTCCCCAGCTGCTGCACCATCTTGTTGATGATCATGGCGGTGCGCAGGAACTCGCCCTCGAGCGGGCGGCCATCCGCTTCCAGCGCCATCGACTTGGAGAGGTCGCCCTGCGCCACCGCGCCGATCACGCGCGCCACTTCGGACGTCGGGTGCACCAGGTCGCCGATCAGCGAGTTGATGGCGTCGGCGGACTCGCGCCAGAAGCCGGCGGCGTTCGGAACCTGCGCCCGCTCCTTCAGCTTGCCCTCCTTGCCGACCACGCGCGAGAGGCGCGCCAGTTCCTGCGAGATGCGGACGTTCTCGGCGACGACGTCGTTGAAGACGTCGGCCACCTTGCCGAAGATGCCGGGCCAGTCGGCCGGCAGTTGCGCCTTGGCGCTCCCGCGCTTGAGGTCCGCCAGGGCCTTGAACAGGGCGCGGTTGTTCTCCGAGCTCATCTCGAGCTCGTCGACCAGCAGGTTCACGCAGGCGACGTTGTCCTGCCAGAAGCCGGTGAGCTTGTCGTCGACCACGCGCCGGCTCGCCTTGCCGCCCAGGCGCGAGATGGTCTCCACCGACTTCAGCTTGTGCGCGGTGCGCGCGGTCTGGGCGCTCAACTCGTTGAATTCGGCCGCGATCTTGCCGTGGATGCCTTCCCAGTCGGTCGGCAACGTGACGCCGCCCTCGCCGCGGCGGTAGGCCGCGAGGGCCTTCAACACCTGCCGCAATTCACCGTCGCGCTGCTCTGCGATCGGGAGCTTCGCCACCACTTCCATTTGTACGTCCCCCAAAGTCGTCGCCCGGCGTACGACCGGGCGGGGGCCGAGCGTATTCGCTGGGGACGGATGAGGCAATCCGCCGCTCCTGCGGATGGCCTGCAAACCCAGTGCTGGCGCGGCTTGTAGGTGCGCGCCTACAGGAAAAAAGCCGAGGAGCCTACAGGGAGCGGAGTGGCGAAAACACCGCGTGCGCCCATGAAAAAAGGCCGCCCCGCGGCGGCCTTTCCGACGGGCCGGGGACCTCGTCAGTGCACCACGGCGATCTCGCTGCGCTGGCCACCCTTGTAGGTGTAGAGCGTCAGCGCGCCATTCTTGATGTCGCCCTTGTCGTCGAAGCTGATGTTGCCGGTGACGCCCTTGTAGTTGGCCGTCTTGGCCAGCGCCGGCAGGTACTTGGCCGGCTCGGCCGAGCCCGCCTTGACCATCGCGGCAACCATCACGTTGACCGCGTCGTAGACGTACGGCGCGTACACCTGCACGTCGGCATTGAAGCGCTTCTTGAACTTGGCGCGGAACTCGTCCATGCCCTTCTTCTCGCCGGGGCCGACGCCGCCTGCTTCGGCGCACACCACGTTGCCGTCGGGCATGCTGCCGGCAGCCAGCTTGGGCAGCTCGGTCGTGCAGATGCCGTCGCCGCCCATGAACTTGGCGTTCACGCCGAGCGACTTCATCTGGCGCATCATCGGGCCAGCCACCGCGTCCATGCCGCCGAAGAACAGCAGGTCCGGCTTGCGGCTCTTGGTGAGGGTCAGGATGGATGTGAAATCGGTGGACTTGTCGGTAGTGAACTCGTGGCCGACGATCTTCGCGCCGGCGGCCTTGGCGGCCTTCTCGAATTCCTCGGCGACGCCCTGCCCGTACGGCGTGCGGTCGTCGATCACCGCGATCGACTTGCCCTTGAGGTCCTTCACCGCGTAGCGGCCCAGCGTGCCGCCCAGGTGCACGTCATCGGCAACGACGCGGAAGGCCGTCTTGAAGCCCTGGCGCGTGTACTTCGGGTTGGTGGCCGACGGCGAGATCTGCGGGATGCCGGCTTCGTTGTAGATGCGAGAGGCGGGGATCGTCGTGCCCGAGTTCAGGTGGCCGATGACGCCGTTGACCTTCTGGTCCGCGAGCTTCTGCGCGGCGGCGACGCCCTGCTTCGGGTCGGCCGCGTCGTCCTCGGCGAGCAGCTCGAACTTGGCCTTCTTGCCACCGATGGTCACGCCCTTCGCGTTGAGTTCCTCGATCGCCATGCGGGCACCGTTCTCGTTGTCGCGGCCCAGGTGCGCGATGGCCCCGGACGTAGGGGCCACGTGGCCGATCTTGACGACGAGTTCCTGGGCGGACACCGTGCCCCAGGCGGCCGCGGTCGCGGCGAGGATGGCGACCTTGTGGTTCAAACGCATAGCACCTCCGATATGGAATGTTGCGAGCCCTTGGCTCGACGGCGGGGACCATATCGCAATTTCCGGACCCGAACCATAGGGACTAGCGCGCCTGCGACGCGCGACCGGCCGGATGGCTCAGCGGGGCGGCGCGCCGCCCGTGCGCGATGGATCGAGTTCCTCGGCCAAAGCCTCGGACACCGCCGTCGCGACGACGGCCTCGATCTCCTCCCGCAATGCCGGCGCGAGCTGGCGGCTGTGCTCGAGCACCACGCTGGCGATCGCCTCGCGCAGGCGACGGTCCAGCGTGAGGTCGATGCGCTGCATGATGCGGTGGACCAGCTGCTCTTCGGCGAGGCGGTCGACGGTGCCCGAAGCCGCACCGGTGCGCACGACTTCGGTGAGCGTGGGCACGTAGCGGGGCGGTTGGCGCTGTGTCACGACGCTGCCTCCGCGAGGTCATGGCGCTTGAGCGCGTAGCCGCGGCTGGCGTAGTGCTTCCAGCGGGCACGGCCAAGCTGCAGGTCCTCGCCATCATTGCCCACCACTTCGATCAGGCGTTCGAAACGCTCGAAGCCCTCGGGGATGGCAGCGCCGAGATTCACCAGCACGTCGTGGTGCGGCACCTGCTCGAGCCCGTCCGCCAGCACCACCGGCGTGCGCGCGGCCATGGGGCTGGTGGCGCCATGGCAGTGCGGCACGAAGTCGAGCGCACTGAAGGTCCACAGCGACACGTCCAGGTCGCGCAGCAGGGCCGGGTCACCGGTGACGATGACCTGCGTGCCCTGGTTCCAGGCCTTGCGCAGGAGGCGGCAGGCGTAGCCCACCTTGTCCGGCGCATGGACGTGGAACGTGATCTCGGTCATGACCTCAGGCGGCAGCCTTGCGGGTGCCCTTGCGTGCAGCGGTCTTGCCGGTCGTGGCCGCGGTGCCCTGCCGCGACAGCAGGTACTGCACGAGCAGGCCGACGGGACGGCCGGTCGCGCCCTTGGACGCGCCGCCCTTCCACGCCGTGCCGGCGATGTCCAGGTGGGCCCACGGGGCCTTGCCCGCGAAGCGCTGCAGGAACTTGGCGGCGGTCACGGAGCCGGCGGGACGGCCGGCGATGTTGGCGACGTCGGCGAAGTTCGTCTTCAGGCCTTCGGCGTACTCGTCGTCCAGCGGCATGCGCCAGCACAGGTCCAGCGCGGCGTCGCCGGCGGCGAGCAGCGACTGCGCAAGAGCGTCGTCCGTCGCGTACATGCCGCTGCGCACGCCACCCAGCGCGATGACGCAGGCGCCGGTCAGCGTCGCGATGTCAACCACGGCGGCGGGCTTGAAGCGCTCGGCATACGTGAGCGCGTCGCACAGGATCAGGCGGCCTTCGGCGTCCGTGTTCAGGACCTCGATGGTCTGGCCGCTCATGCTGGTGATCACGTCACCGGGCTTGAGCGCGCGCCCATCGGGCAGGTTCTCGCACGCGGGAATGATGCCGGCGACGTTGAGCTTGGGCTTGAGTTCGCCCAGCGCGCGGAACGTGCCCAGCACGCTGGCGGCGCCGCACATGTCGAACTTCATCTCGTCCATCTCGGGACCGGGCTTGATCGAGATGCCGCCGCTGTCGAACGTGATGCCCTTGCCCACCAGCACCACCGGCGCCTGCGAGTCGGAAGCCCCGCGGTACTGCAGCACGATGAAGCGCAGCGGCTCCTCGGAACCGCGGGCGACGGCCATGAAGGAACCCATGCCCAGGCGCTCGACTTCCTTGGGACCCAGCACTTCACACTTGAACCCGTGCTGGCGGGCCAGCTTCTTCGCCTCCTCGCCCAGGCGGGTCGGCGTGGCGACGTTGGGCGGCAGGTTGCCCATCTCGCGCGCGAACTCGACGCCCAGGGCCATGCCGCGGCCCTGTTCGAAGGCAGCCTTCGAACCCTTGGCGGCCGCGATGGTCACGCGCTCCAGCTCACGGCCTTCGGCCTTGGACTTGGTGGCCACGTAGACGTAGCTCGCTTCCGCGACGGCCGTCGTCGCGACGCGCACGGCGGCTTCGTCCGCATCTTCCGGCAGGCACACCACGATGCGCTTGACGCCCTTGCTGCGCAGCGCGCCGATGGCCGCCTGCACGGCGGACTGGACGCGGCGCGGGGAACCATCGGCCGCGCCGGCGATCACGACACGCTTCGCGGCAACGCCTTCGACACCCCAGGCCTGCAGCAGCTTGCCCGCCTTCGGCTCGAAGTCCCCGGACTTGCGCGCCGCCTGCACGATCTTCGACACCGGGTCCGTGCCCGCGCGGCCGTTCTCGGTGACGACGGCGACGAGCGCGTCGCATTTCTGGCGGCAGGCATCGGCCAGCCCGAAGGTCTTGAGTTCGAAGTCCATAATCTCCTGTTTATTCGCGTAGTCGCGGCCGCGCCGATGTTATTCCATTCGTCCTTGCGCAAAGAACTGGCGCGCAGCTTCGGCGCGACGCTGGTCGTGCTGGTCACCATCGTGGTGACGATGACCCTGATCCGCACGCTCGGGCAGGCCAATCGCGGCAGCGTCAACCCGCAGGAAATCATGATGGTCATGGGGTACTCCGTCCTGGGGTACCTGCCGCCGATCATCACGATGTCGCTGTTCATCGCCATCGTGGGCACGCTGTCGCGGATGTACACGGACAGCGAGATGGTGATCTGGTTTTCCGCCGGGCGCGGGCTGTCGGCGCTGCTGCGGCCGCTGTTCGGGTTCGCGTGGCCCATCCTCGCCGGCGCCGCGGTGCTGGCGCTGATCATCTGGCCGTGGGCGAACCAGCAGACGCAGGAACTGAAGGACCGCTATGGCAGCCGCGGCGACCTCGAGCGCGTCGCGCCGGGCCAGTTCCAGGAATCCGCCAACGGCGCGCGCGTGTTCTTCCTGGACAAGGAGACGCCGGACAACAAGTCCGGCAAGAACATCTTCATCTCCAGCGTCGACCGCGGGCACCAGACGATCACCTCGGCGCGCGCGGGCCGGGTCGTCCAGCAGGGCGACAGCCAGTTCCTCTTGCTGTCCAACGGACAGCGGGTGGAGAGCACCCTCGATGGGCGCGAGCTGCGGGTGAGTGAATTCAACGAACTGGGCAACCGCGTCGGCGCCGCCGACCTCGGGCCGCAGGACGCCGCGCCGGCCAAGACGCTGTCCACCGCGCGCCTGGTGATGGAGCCGACGCGCGCCAACCTCGGCGAGCTCGCGTGGCGCGTCGGCATCTCGCTGGCGGCCGTGAACTTCATCTTGATCGCAGTGACGGTGTCCAGCGTGAACCCGCGCGCGGGACGCAGCGGCAACCTGGTCTTCGCGCTGTTCGCCTTCATCGTCTACTACAACCTCATCAACCTCGGCCAGGGCTGGATCAGCACGGGCCGCGCGGGCTTCGCGCCGTTCATGCTCGCCTTGCACGGCGGCACCTTCGCCATCGTGGCGCTGTGGCTGGCCAAGCAGCACAACAACTGGTCCTGGCGGCGCTCCCGCGGCCCGAGGACGGCCGCGGCATGAAGACGATCCGGCGCCTCGTCTGGCGTGAAGTGCTGGCGTCGGTCGCCTTCGTGGCGGCGGGATTCCTCGCGCTGTTCTTCTTCTTCGACTTCGTCGACGAGCTGCCCAACGTCGGCAAGGGCGTCACCACGCCTTACCGCCTGACGCAAGCCCTGTTGTACGTGGCGCTGATGGTGCCGAGCCACCTGTACGAGCTGCTGCCCATCGCGGTCCTGATCGGCACCATCTTCGTCATGGCCCGGCTCGCGCAGAGCTCGGAGTACACGATCCTGCGCACCAGCGGCCTGGGCCCCGGACGCGCGCTGCGCATGCTGCTGGCCCTCGGGATGGTGTTCACGGTGCTCACGTTCGCGGTCGGCGACTACGTCGCACCCGCGGCCGACCGCGCGGCGCAGCTGCTGCGTGCGCGGTTCCAGGGTCGCATCAGCATCGGACAGACCGGCGCCTGGCTGAAGGAGCGGCAGGCGAACGCCACCTACAACGTGAACGTCGGCGCGCTGTCCCCCGACGGTTCGATGCAGTCCGTG includes the following:
- a CDS encoding HAMP domain-containing protein, whose protein sequence is MSSENNRALFKALADLKRGSAKAQLPADWPGIFGKVADVFNDVVAENVRISQELARLSRVVGKEGKLKERAQVPNAAGFWRESADAINSLIGDLVHPTSEVARVIGAVAQGDLSKSMALEADGRPLEGEFLRTAMIINKMVQQLGTFAAEVTRVAREVGTEGKLGGQADVQGVAGTWKDLTDSVNFMASNLTSQVRNIAEVTTAVAAGDLSKKITVDVKGEILELKNTINTMVDQLSSFASEVTRVAREVGTEGKLGGQADVQGVAGTWKDLTESVNSMAGNLTAQVRNIADVTKAVAAGDLSKKITVDVKGEILELKNTINTMVDQLRSFASEVTRVAREVGTEGKLGGQADVKGVAGTWKDLTDSVNSMAGNLTAQVRNIAEVTTAVAAGDLSKKITVDVKGEILELKNTINTMVDQLRSFASEVTRVAREVGTEGKLGGQADVQGVAGTWKDLTDNVNFMAGNLTAQVRNIADVTKAVAAGDLSKKITVDVKGEILELKNTINTMVDQLSSFASEVTRVAREVGTEGKLGGQADVQGVAGTWKDLTDSVNFMASNLTAQVRNIAEVTTAVAAGDLSKKITVDVKGEILELKNTINTMVDQLRSFASEVTRVAREVGTEGKLGGQADVQGVAGTWKDLTDSVNSMAGNLTAQVRNIADVTKAVATGDLSKKITVDVKGEILELKNTINTMVDQLSSFASEVTRVAREVGTEGKLGGQADVKGVAGTWKDLTDNVNFMAGNLTAQVRNIADVTKAVAAGDLSKKITVDVKGEILELKNTINTMVDQLRSFAAEVTRVAREVGTEGKLGGQADVQGVAGTWKDLTESVNSMASNLTVQLRDVSKVATAIAMGDLTQKITVDVRGEILQIKNVINTMVDQLSSFAVEVTRVAREVGTEGKLGGQADVQGVAGTWKDLTESVNSMASNLTVQLRDVSKVATAIAMGDLTQKITVDVRGEILQIKDVINTMVDQLRSFAAEVTRVAREVGTEGKLGGQADVQGVSGTWKDLTDNVNFMASNLTGQVRNIADVTKAVAAGDLSKKITVDVKGEILELKNTINTMVDQLSSFASEVTRVAREVGTEGRLGGQAQVKGVAGTWKDLTDNVNFMAGNLTSQVRGIAKVVTAVANGDLRQKLTVEAKGEIAALAETINSMTDTLATFADQVTTVAREVGVEGKLGGQAKVPGASGTWKGLTENVNQLAANLTTQVRAIAEVATAVTQGDLTRSITVEAQGEVAALKDTINEMIRNLKDTTQLNTEQDWLKTNLAKFSRMLQGQRDLVAVGHLILSELAPVVGAQQAEFYVLRYTQDQPKLRLMASYASDGHGSYGKEVDLGEGLVGQCAFDRKKVLVTSSIPESVRIASGLTSMSPMNVLVLPIIFEGQVRGVVELASLERFNPTHQQFLDQLTESIGIVINTIEANMRTEDLLTQSQSLAQELQSRQQELQQTNEELQEKARLLAHQNQEVERKNEEVEQARQALEEKAKQLALTSKYKSEFLANMSHELRTPLNSLLILSDQLSKNPEGNLTTKQVEFAKTIHSSGNDLLMLINDILDLSKIESGTVAVDVSELRLSDLQLYVERTFRHVAEAKTVDFVIHNGLQLPASMVTDAKRLQQILKNLLSNAFKFTHQGSVTLSIEDVLTGWSSDHEELNRAHQVIAFAVSDTGIGISSDKQQIIFEAFQQADGSTSRKYGGTGLGLAISRELSKLLGGEIRLVSAPGQGSTFTLYLPVHYPSTRSTRRTSSLADARNAEPTLPPLARRLPPPAKPAPEVHEQEVEDATDTSLLARNEADDDRHSIQEGDLVLLIVENDLAFARFLLDAARQMGFKGLVTSLGAGALTFVNQYRIAAITLDMYLPDMDGWRVLDRLKQDFVARHIPVCVISTDDSKDRAFRGGAIAFLEKPIQSKDHLDAMLEKIRAYASRRQRNVLVALKEPETRGRLIGLLQDEDVTVVEAGNADEFARALDATRFDCVVLDDAIGKLDTAQVRQALGAQASFGPLPLLVYRTAVGEGNHFAWHSDDLVTVREVHSVPHLYDAALLALHRNVSALPDARRDVVEETVSSAKPLAGRRVLIVDDDMRNIFALATVLEEHQMDIVWADNGREAISRVANDPQIEIVLMDIMMPEMDGMATMKEIRKLPQGKNLPMIAVTAKAMKGDREKCIEAGAWDYLSKPVNTQDLLTVLRAWLHQ
- a CDS encoding branched-chain amino acid ABC transporter substrate-binding protein, with product MRLNHKVAILAATAAAWGTVSAQELVVKIGHVAPTSGAIAHLGRDNENGARMAIEELNAKGVTIGGKKAKFELLAEDDAADPKQGVAAAQKLADQKVNGVIGHLNSGTTIPASRIYNEAGIPQISPSATNPKYTRQGFKTAFRVVADDVHLGGTLGRYAVKDLKGKSIAVIDDRTPYGQGVAEEFEKAAKAAGAKIVGHEFTTDKSTDFTSILTLTKSRKPDLLFFGGMDAVAGPMMRQMKSLGVNAKFMGGDGICTTELPKLAAGSMPDGNVVCAEAGGVGPGEKKGMDEFRAKFKKRFNADVQVYAPYVYDAVNVMVAAMVKAGSAEPAKYLPALAKTANYKGVTGNISFDDKGDIKNGALTLYTYKGGQRSEIAVVH
- a CDS encoding DNA polymerase III subunit chi codes for the protein MTEITFHVHAPDKVGYACRLLRKAWNQGTQVIVTGDPALLRDLDVSLWTFSALDFVPHCHGATSPMAARTPVVLADGLEQVPHHDVLVNLGAAIPEGFERFERLIEVVGNDGEDLQLGRARWKHYASRGYALKRHDLAEAAS
- a CDS encoding leucyl aminopeptidase; amino-acid sequence: MDFELKTFGLADACRQKCDALVAVVTENGRAGTDPVSKIVQAARKSGDFEPKAGKLLQAWGVEGVAAKRVVIAGAADGSPRRVQSAVQAAIGALRSKGVKRIVVCLPEDADEAAVRVATTAVAEASYVYVATKSKAEGRELERVTIAAAKGSKAAFEQGRGMALGVEFAREMGNLPPNVATPTRLGEEAKKLARQHGFKCEVLGPKEVERLGMGSFMAVARGSEEPLRFIVLQYRGASDSQAPVVLVGKGITFDSGGISIKPGPEMDEMKFDMCGAASVLGTFRALGELKPKLNVAGIIPACENLPDGRALKPGDVITSMSGQTIEVLNTDAEGRLILCDALTYAERFKPAAVVDIATLTGACVIALGGVRSGMYATDDALAQSLLAAGDAALDLCWRMPLDDEYAEGLKTNFADVANIAGRPAGSVTAAKFLQRFAGKAPWAHLDIAGTAWKGGASKGATGRPVGLLVQYLLSRQGTAATTGKTAARKGTRKAAA
- the lptF gene encoding LPS export ABC transporter permease LptF, with the protein product MLFHSSLRKELARSFGATLVVLVTIVVTMTLIRTLGQANRGSVNPQEIMMVMGYSVLGYLPPIITMSLFIAIVGTLSRMYTDSEMVIWFSAGRGLSALLRPLFGFAWPILAGAAVLALIIWPWANQQTQELKDRYGSRGDLERVAPGQFQESANGARVFFLDKETPDNKSGKNIFISSVDRGHQTITSARAGRVVQQGDSQFLLLSNGQRVESTLDGRELRVSEFNELGNRVGAADLGPQDAAPAKTLSTARLVMEPTRANLGELAWRVGISLAAVNFILIAVTVSSVNPRAGRSGNLVFALFAFIVYYNLINLGQGWISTGRAGFAPFMLALHGGTFAIVALWLAKQHNNWSWRRSRGPRTAAA